CACCCCAAGGCCTTTTCTCATAGCCTGCAAATTGTCGAAAGTGAGGCCAGTGAAACAAGAGTATGGCTGGACTTTGCCAATTGCTTTGGATACTTAACACAGGAGTATTATAGAGAATTGGATGATCGGTACGATCATATCCTTCGTATGCTCCATAAAATGAGGGCTTCATCACAGGCTTGGTGTCGACAGCCAACGGCTTGAACTCCGACACTCACCACTCTCTACGCTCTACGCTCCACGCTCTACGCTCCACTCATTCACGCTCCACGCTCCACGAACTACTTCAGTCGAGGATCCACCGCATCTCTCAAGCCCTCGCCGACCAGGTTGTAGGCCGTCACCGTCAGGAAGATGGCGGCTCCAGGGAAGATGGTGAGCCACCAGGCGAAGTCTATGTAGTGTTTGGACTGGGATAGGATCTCACCCCAGGAGGGGGTTGGAGGCGGAACACCGAAACCCAGGTAGCTCAGTGAGGACTCCACCAGGATCGCTCCCGCGACCCCGAAAGTGGCGGACACGAGAACCGGAGCCAGGGAGTTGGGCAGGATGTGGCTGAAGATAATACGAAGGTCAGACGCTCCCACTGCCCTGGCGGCAGTGACATAATCCAGTTTCCTCTGCTTGAGAAACTCACCTCTCACAAGACGAGCCACCCCCGGCCATCCGGTAATACCCAGGATGATCATGATGTTGTAGATACTTGGTTTAAGGAAGGCCAGAACAGTGAGGATAAGAAAGAAGGTGGGGAAACACATCATCACTTCGATGGATCTGCTGATGACCACGTCCACCTTTCCACCATAGTAACCCGCCAGAGCCCCCAGGAATATCCCGAGAAAAGTGTAGATGGAAACCGCTACGAAACCCACAGAAAGGGACACCCTCGATCCGAAGATCATCCTCGCCATGACATCCCGTCCCCTGTCATCGGTGCCAAGCCAATGCCCGCCGCCGGGGGGCTCCAGGTTCGCTGAAAGGTTGATCTCGGTAGGGCCATACCTGATGAGCGGGTAAAGGGTCCAGCCCCGTTGGGTAATATCTGCCTGATCCCAGGCCAGCCGGGCTTTGCTGGTCACAGCGGGAAAGACAAGTTCATGGTCCACCACCGCCGCTATGGGCCGACTGCCGGCCAGAAAGGGCGCACCCAAAGCAATAATGAATAGAGCGAGCACAAAAATCAGGCCCACGATAGCCACCCGATCACGCCGGTACTGGTTCCAGACAAGTTTCGTATAGCTCTGTTTTTTCGGCGTGCTTCTCACGCTTCAGCCTCGTAGGTGATGCGCGGATCGGCCCACACGTAGAGGAGATCCGATATGAGGATTCCAACCAGGGTGAGCAGGGCCGAAATTGTCGCGATGGCCATAACTACCGGGTAGTCCCTGGAGAGTACCGCCTCGAAACTGAGCTGCCCCATCCCCGGGATGGAAAAGATGCTCTCGATAATGATGCTGCCCCCGAGCATACCGGGAAGAAGGTAGCCCATGAGGGTGATGATGGGGATGATGGAGTTGCGCATGGCGTGCTTGAAAATGACGAGTTTTTCAGGGAGACCCTTGGCCCGGGCGGTGCGGATATAGTCCTGCCGGATCACCTCCAGCATCCCGGCTCTCATGAAGCGGGAAAGACCGGCCAAACCTCCATAGGTGAGACAAAACACAGGCAGCATCAGATGCCACAGGTGATCCCACAGGCGGGACAGGAATACGGCACCTTCCATTCCGGGGGATGAGATCCCGTAGATGGGGAACCAGTCGAGAAAATCGCCACCCCCCAGGAACATGATAAGGAGCACCGCCACCCAGAAGTTGGGCAATGAATAAAGGATAAAAAGGATCACCGTCATGACCTTGTCCCTGATGGTGCCCTGCTCCACGGCAGAGTACACCCCTACAGGTATGGCCAGGAGATAGACGAGAAAGATGGAGATGAGGTTAAGCTCAATGGTGATGGGCAGTCTTTCCGCGATCTTTTCCATCACAGGTCTGTGGTCCTTGTAGGAGGTACCAAAATCGAAAGTGACGACCCTTTTCAGCCAGATGCCGTAGCGGATCCATATGGGTTTATCCAGACCGTAGAGCCTTTTTGTCCCTTCAACGATCTCCCGGGTCATCTCGTCCCCCATCATTCCCTGCTCCCCAGTACGGAGCTTCATGGCCGCAGGGTTACCGGGAGACAGCTGGATCACCATGAAGGTGATGAGGGTGATCCCCAGAAATGTGGGAATGATGAGCAGCAGTCTGCGTATGAGGTATTGTTGAAGGTTCAAAAAACTCCCTCGTGTGCGCGTTGAGCGTGCATGCGTGATAGCGTAACTTCAAAACCAAACAAGTTGCTCATAAATCATTGATGGATCGTTATTTCTTTCCTTTGCGCACATACGCTTAACGCACGCACCTATTTGTATTTCCGCCCCTTCTTTGGGCATTGGTCTTTGGGCTTTGGGCTCACTTTTGTTCCGTCTTTCCTGCTCCGCACTCTGCTCTCTGCACTTTACACTCTGCACTCCAAGGATCAGCGATACCGCTGATCCTTGGTCGGCACCCACCACTCACTGGTGTCGAGGCCCAGGGGGTAAACATTCACATTCTGGAAGCGACGGTCCAACGCAACCAGGCTTTCATTCATGAAGAGGAAAGTGTAGGGCTGCTCCTCGTGCATGATCCGGTGGAACCTTCTGTAAAGCTGAACCCTCTTTTCCTTTTCAAAGGTGACACGGGACTCCTCTATGATGAGGTCCGCCTCCCGGTTGGCAAAACCAATGAAGTTAGAGCCCTTCTCAGTCTGACTGGAGTGCCACACCTGGTAGGGATCGGCTTCCACAGGCAAACTCCACCCCATGATGACTGCATCGAAGTTTCTGTCGTCCAGCATTTTTGTAAAAAGGGCCCACTCCAGGGGCCGAATACTCATCTCGACACCCACCTTGGAGAGCTCCTCCTTGAGAATGGTGGAAACCTGGTCCGCAAATTGACTCCCCGAAGTCATGGTGAACTCGAACTGGAACTTAACACCATCTTTGTCCCTGATCCCGTCGCTATCGGAATCTACCCATCCTGCCTCTTCAAGCAAGGCGGCTGCTTTTGTCGGATCGTAAGGCCAGGGTTCGATGGTCCTGTCGTAATCGGGGCTTTCGTAGAAGAAGTTTCCGCTAACCACCCGTCCGAACCCGTAGCGGAGGTTTTTAAGAATAGCGTCTCTGTCCATAAACATGGTCATTGCCCGGCGTACTTTAGGGTCATTAAATACAGGTCGGCGGCTGTTCCAACCGATGAAGGAGTATCCCGGCAGATAATACTTATATTTAGCGAAAGCCCGGTTGAATTTGCGCCCTTCGGTCTGCTTAACCCACTGTACAGGGGTCAAGGCCATCAGATCCATCTCCCCTCTCTTTAAGACCTGCAGCGCCACAGTTTCATCGGTAATGATCTTGAAAACGATCTTGTTGAGGAGCGGCTTCTCTCCCCAGTAGCTATCATTTTTTTCCAGAACGATCTCCTTGCCCGTATCCCAGCGTACAAATTTATATGGTCCGCTGCCCACGGGCGAACGGCCTGCGGGATGGGTGTTGAAATCGCCTCTTGAAAAGATGTGCTGAGGGATTATTGACATCCCCCCGATCATCTCAAGGGACTTGAAATAGGGCTCAGAGAATGTGAACCGGACGCGGCTGGCATCTAACGCCTCGACCTTCTCGAGACTGCGGTAGTAACTTCTCAGGTGGGGAGCGTCTACCGATTCATTTTTTACGGTGTTGAAGGTAAACACAACATCAGAGGAGGTCAGCGGTTTGCCGTCCTGCCATTTCAACCCTTCCCGCAGGGTAAAGAGGTAGCTGAGCTTGTCAGGGGACACCTCGTAGGAGCTGGCGAGAAGCGGCACAAGGTCAAGGGTCCTGTTGTCTCTTTCCAGCAGGCTTTCATAGACATAACCGTTAATGGTGCTCTCATACACATCTGTGGCGGTGACCGGGTTCAAGGTGGCCGGTTCAGCTCCTATGTGCCGTACAAGCCAATCCCCACCAACCGGGGTCTCGGGACCTGCAGCCTGAACGGGAAGAGGAAAGATCAGAATGAACGAAAACAGGATGCCTATCAGAAACTTTGAGTTGTCTATCCTTGACACAGGGTCCTCCTTGTCACCATAATTGGTGTTGAATTCATACCAACCTGTCGCAGGAAGGAATGTCCATGGCTCTGTCGGATCGTAAAAAAGCGCTCACCCAGGCTCTCCAGGATTCGGAGGCGCTGGTCCGGACCGCTGCATCGAGGGCACTTGACCGGGTCGAGGGCATGGAGCGGCTGCAGAACATCTTCGAGGCGGTCTCCTCAGGTGAAAAACCCCACCGGATCCGTGCCATCCACTTCCTCGGGTTTCTGAACACTGCCGAATCGGTGGATCGATTGCTGGCTCTTCTTCAGGATCCTGGGCCTGATATCAGAGTGGCTGCAGTCAAGGCCATCCAGATCCATCTACCCCAGCGCGCGCTGGTGCCGCTGCTCGGCGTTCTCGAGGATCCGGAAATCTCAGTTGTGCAGATGGTAATGGAAACCCTGTCCCATTACCAGGACCCCAGAATCACCGAATTCCTGGTGCCTTTCCTCATCGCTTCGGACACCGAAACTGCCTGTATTGCGGCAGAGGCCCTTGGCCGAAACGGTGACCCA
This genomic stretch from bacterium harbors:
- a CDS encoding four helix bundle protein produces the protein MGRLALDYRDLDVYKLARKTAIEIQSLSKSFPDEEKYSLTDQVRRSSRSICANIAEAWRTRDHPKAFSHSLQIVESEASETRVWLDFANCFGYLTQEYYRELDDRYDHILRMLHKMRASSQAWCRQPTA
- a CDS encoding ABC transporter permease — its product is MRSTPKKQSYTKLVWNQYRRDRVAIVGLIFVLALFIIALGAPFLAGSRPIAAVVDHELVFPAVTSKARLAWDQADITQRGWTLYPLIRYGPTEINLSANLEPPGGGHWLGTDDRGRDVMARMIFGSRVSLSVGFVAVSIYTFLGIFLGALAGYYGGKVDVVISRSIEVMMCFPTFFLILTVLAFLKPSIYNIMIILGITGWPGVARLVRGEFLKQRKLDYVTAARAVGASDLRIIFSHILPNSLAPVLVSATFGVAGAILVESSLSYLGFGVPPPTPSWGEILSQSKHYIDFAWWLTIFPGAAIFLTVTAYNLVGEGLRDAVDPRLK
- a CDS encoding ABC transporter permease translates to MNLQQYLIRRLLLIIPTFLGITLITFMVIQLSPGNPAAMKLRTGEQGMMGDEMTREIVEGTKRLYGLDKPIWIRYGIWLKRVVTFDFGTSYKDHRPVMEKIAERLPITIELNLISIFLVYLLAIPVGVYSAVEQGTIRDKVMTVILFILYSLPNFWVAVLLIMFLGGGDFLDWFPIYGISSPGMEGAVFLSRLWDHLWHLMLPVFCLTYGGLAGLSRFMRAGMLEVIRQDYIRTARAKGLPEKLVIFKHAMRNSIIPIITLMGYLLPGMLGGSIIIESIFSIPGMGQLSFEAVLSRDYPVVMAIATISALLTLVGILISDLLYVWADPRITYEAEA
- a CDS encoding peptide-binding protein — encoded protein: MSRIDNSKFLIGILFSFILIFPLPVQAAGPETPVGGDWLVRHIGAEPATLNPVTATDVYESTINGYVYESLLERDNRTLDLVPLLASSYEVSPDKLSYLFTLREGLKWQDGKPLTSSDVVFTFNTVKNESVDAPHLRSYYRSLEKVEALDASRVRFTFSEPYFKSLEMIGGMSIIPQHIFSRGDFNTHPAGRSPVGSGPYKFVRWDTGKEIVLEKNDSYWGEKPLLNKIVFKIITDETVALQVLKRGEMDLMALTPVQWVKQTEGRKFNRAFAKYKYYLPGYSFIGWNSRRPVFNDPKVRRAMTMFMDRDAILKNLRYGFGRVVSGNFFYESPDYDRTIEPWPYDPTKAAALLEEAGWVDSDSDGIRDKDGVKFQFEFTMTSGSQFADQVSTILKEELSKVGVEMSIRPLEWALFTKMLDDRNFDAVIMGWSLPVEADPYQVWHSSQTEKGSNFIGFANREADLIIEESRVTFEKEKRVQLYRRFHRIMHEEQPYTFLFMNESLVALDRRFQNVNVYPLGLDTSEWWVPTKDQRYR
- a CDS encoding HEAT repeat domain-containing protein; amino-acid sequence: MALSDRKKALTQALQDSEALVRTAASRALDRVEGMERLQNIFEAVSSGEKPHRIRAIHFLGFLNTAESVDRLLALLQDPGPDIRVAAVKAIQIHLPQRALVPLLGVLEDPEISVVQMVMETLSHYQDPRITEFLVPFLIASDTETACIAAEALGRNGDPTAELHLVKVLRGATDPLLRARTAVALGNLRPNT